A genomic window from Pecten maximus chromosome 2, xPecMax1.1, whole genome shotgun sequence includes:
- the LOC117341786 gene encoding circumsporozoite protein-like, with product MSRVIKGYFVDGSLEDTAPFGDKFDSTADGSLEDTAPFGDKFDSTADGSLEDTAPFGDKFDSTVDGSLEDTAPFGDKFDSTVDGSLEDTAPFGDKFDSTVDGSLEDTAPFGDKFYSTVDGSLEDTAPFGDKFDSTVDVDGSLEDTAPFGDKFDSTVDGSLEDTAPFGDKFDSTADGSLEDTAPFGDKFDSTVDGSLEDTAPFGDKFDSTVDGSLEDTAPLRQA from the exons ATGAGTCGTGTCATCAAAGGCTACTTTG TTGATGGTTCATTAGAAGATACAGCCCCTTTCGGAGACAAGTTTGACTCTACAGCTGATGGTTCATTAGAAGATACAGCCCCTTTCGGAGACAAGTTCGACTCTACAGCTGATGGTTCATTAGAAGATACAGCCCCTTTCGGAGACAAGTTCGACTCTACAGTTGATGGTTCATTAGAAGATACAGCCCCTTTCGGAGACAAGTTTGACTCTACAGTTGATGGTTCATTAGAAGATACAGCCCCTTTCGGAGACAAGTTTGACTCTACAGTTGATGGTTCATTAGAAGATACAGCCCCTTTCGGAGACAAGTTTTACTCTACAGTTGATGGTTCATTAGAAGATACAGCCCCTTTCGGAGACAAGTTTGACTCTACAGTTGATG TTGATGGTTCATTAGAAGATACAGCCCCTTTCGGAGACAAGTTTGACTCTACAGTTGATGGTTCATTAGAAGATACAGCCCCTTTCGGAGACAAGTTTGACTCTACAGCTGATGGTTCATTAGAAGATACAGCCCCTTTCGGAGACAAGTTTGACTCTACAGTTGATGGTTCATTAGAAGATACAGCCCCTTTCGGAGACAAGTTTGACTCTACAGTTGATGGTTCATTAGAAGATACAGCCCCTTTGAGACAAGCTTGA